One Polaribacter sp. SA4-12 genomic window carries:
- a CDS encoding SulP family inorganic anion transporter: MPKKNTFKTFVSDIPKNLFSGFVVSLIALPLGLGLALASGAPPISGVIAAIIGGIVVSIIGGSNVTITGPGNGLVVVILAAITTLGEGDMQQGFLYTLAAIVISGIIMIILGFLRMGSLGDFFPGSAIQGMLAAIGIGIFAKQIHVMFGNLEAKGSIIELLIQIPEGIINLIKTDNSSMFYAGLVGIVSLLIMIFYSKIRNRYFQLIPAPMWIVVLSVGMYYYFELVSATPYPIDKSLLIALPDDILSNFAFPDFGKVYHGDFINAVIAITLIASIESLLSIKAVDKLDPLKRRSNVNKDIRALGLATVISGFLGGLNVVTVIARSSVNVNNKGTNRSANFFHAAFLVAFILLFATELRKIPLPALAAILVFTGYKLASPENLKKVLSIGSEQLIIFLVTLLTTIATSLITGIIVGILVTFIIHVIINKNILLFIKNILKPNVLMFKEEGTYYVSVKNFSSFLNYTKLKTKLDQIPETEEAIIDFSMCDFVDHSVMENMSNYAASFTRKGGHFEVIGLDDSKSGSEHPFALRKILPKQIIPKEGVLTKRQKSIQNISEKMHWKYYAFSAQEMQELPTFGYFKTRKINKVSNVLSNEDCTIFDVHFTEGEMIAKQVIKTTMLHIHTLKPVPNFTLDREGIFEYLLEFAGYKDIDISNHPDFSKRFYLAGKNEEKIRAFFTDELILFFESNKQYHISATENGILIFGNERLSSVKEIKALAYFGMGLQKTI, translated from the coding sequence ATGCCGAAAAAAAATACATTTAAAACGTTTGTAAGTGACATTCCAAAAAATTTATTTTCTGGTTTTGTCGTTTCATTAATTGCACTTCCTTTAGGTTTAGGACTTGCATTAGCATCTGGCGCACCTCCTATTTCTGGAGTTATTGCAGCCATTATTGGTGGTATTGTTGTTTCTATAATTGGTGGCTCTAACGTTACTATTACAGGTCCTGGAAATGGTTTGGTAGTTGTTATTTTAGCAGCAATTACAACTTTGGGTGAAGGCGATATGCAACAAGGATTTTTATATACTTTGGCTGCTATTGTAATCTCCGGAATTATCATGATTATTCTTGGTTTTCTAAGAATGGGCTCTTTAGGTGATTTCTTTCCTGGTTCTGCTATACAAGGAATGTTAGCTGCCATTGGAATTGGAATTTTCGCAAAACAGATTCATGTTATGTTTGGTAATTTAGAAGCCAAAGGAAGCATTATTGAACTTCTAATACAGATTCCTGAAGGAATTATAAACTTGATAAAAACGGATAATTCAAGCATGTTTTATGCAGGTTTAGTCGGAATTGTAAGTTTATTAATTATGATTTTTTACAGTAAAATAAGAAATCGATATTTTCAATTAATTCCTGCTCCTATGTGGATTGTGGTTTTAAGTGTTGGTATGTATTATTATTTTGAATTGGTTTCTGCAACTCCATATCCTATTGATAAAAGTTTATTGATTGCATTGCCTGATGATATATTATCGAATTTTGCTTTTCCTGATTTTGGTAAAGTATATCATGGAGATTTTATAAATGCAGTAATTGCCATTACTTTAATTGCAAGTATAGAAAGTTTATTAAGTATTAAAGCTGTTGATAAATTAGATCCTTTAAAAAGAAGGTCTAACGTAAATAAGGATATTCGTGCCTTAGGCTTAGCAACAGTTATTAGTGGTTTTTTAGGAGGATTAAATGTTGTTACTGTAATTGCAAGAAGTTCTGTAAACGTTAATAATAAAGGAACAAATAGATCTGCAAACTTTTTTCATGCAGCGTTTTTAGTTGCTTTTATTTTATTATTTGCAACTGAATTACGTAAAATTCCATTGCCAGCTTTAGCTGCTATTTTAGTATTTACAGGGTATAAATTAGCATCACCAGAAAATCTAAAAAAAGTACTTAGTATTGGTTCTGAGCAATTAATTATCTTTTTAGTTACACTACTTACAACCATTGCAACAAGCTTAATTACAGGAATAATTGTTGGTATTTTAGTCACGTTTATTATTCATGTTATTATCAATAAAAACATCCTTTTATTTATAAAAAACATTTTAAAACCAAATGTTTTAATGTTTAAAGAAGAAGGTACCTATTATGTGAGTGTAAAGAACTTTTCTAGTTTTTTAAACTATACAAAACTGAAAACGAAACTCGATCAAATTCCTGAAACAGAAGAAGCAATTATCGATTTTTCGATGTGTGATTTTGTAGATCATTCTGTGATGGAAAACATGAGTAATTACGCAGCTTCTTTTACTAGAAAAGGCGGACATTTTGAAGTAATTGGTTTAGATGATTCTAAATCTGGAAGTGAACATCCTTTTGCACTACGTAAGATATTGCCAAAACAAATTATTCCAAAAGAAGGTGTTTTAACTAAAAGGCAAAAATCTATTCAAAATATTAGTGAAAAAATGCATTGGAAATATTATGCCTTTTCTGCACAAGAAATGCAAGAGTTACCGACTTTTGGTTATTTTAAAACACGTAAAATAAACAAAGTTTCTAACGTACTTTCTAACGAAGATTGCACCATTTTTGATGTTCATTTTACTGAAGGTGAAATGATTGCGAAACAAGTGATTAAAACAACTATGTTGCATATTCATACTTTAAAACCAGTTCCTAATTTTACATTAGACAGAGAAGGTATTTTTGAATATCTCTTAGAATTTGCTGGTTATAAAGATATTGATATTAGTAATCATCCAGATTTTAGCAAACGTTTTTATTTAGCTGGAAAAAACGAAGAAAAAATTAGAGCATTTTTCACAGATGAACTAATTTTGTTCTTTGAAAGCAATAAACAATATCATATTTCTGCTACCGAAAACGGAATTTTAATATTTGGGAACGAACGTTTATCGAGTGTTAAAGAAATTAAAGCACTTGCTTATTTTGGTATGGGATTACAAAAAACAATATAA
- a CDS encoding DUF4268 domain-containing protein, whose amino-acid sequence MFSKDEAALLRKEFWTSFGKSFPKKWLLYNTKIKGFSFKFVADRKKAMVCLDIENPEELVNLLYFDKMISLKTLLENELPEVIFNDDYELESGKKIHRIYVPFEGKFSVHNKNTWRDCFEFYMETMPKFENFFYEYEDVIKSI is encoded by the coding sequence ATGTTCTCTAAAGACGAAGCTGCATTATTACGTAAGGAATTTTGGACAAGTTTTGGAAAATCGTTTCCAAAGAAATGGTTGTTGTACAACACAAAAATAAAAGGATTCTCTTTTAAATTTGTGGCGGATAGAAAAAAAGCAATGGTTTGTTTGGATATTGAAAATCCTGAGGAATTGGTAAACCTACTCTATTTTGATAAAATGATTTCTTTAAAAACGTTGTTAGAAAATGAACTTCCTGAAGTTATTTTTAATGATGATTATGAGCTTGAAAGTGGCAAAAAAATTCATAGAATTTATGTCCCGTTTGAAGGAAAATTTAGTGTCCATAATAAAAATACGTGGAGAGATTGTTTTGAGTTTTATATGGAAACAATGCCAAAATTTGAAAATTTTTTCTACGAATATGAAGATGTTATAAAAAGTATCTAA
- a CDS encoding cation:proton antiporter: MLELAGIIILGILAQWFAWKFKIPAILPLILIGLLVGPIAAEFLSEDGTKWIEPIWNGKKGLFPGDGLYYFVSLAISIVLFEGGLTLKRSEIKNVGPVITKLITLGSAITFFGAGIVAHYIFNLNWDLSFLFSGLIIVTGPTVITPILRNIPLKKDVSTVLKWEGILIDPIGALVAVLVFEFISVGGGSGFTKVALMEFGKILLFGTTFGFTFAHALAYAINKKLIPHYLLNVVSLSTVLLVFVESEVFAHESGLLAVVVMGMVLGNGKLANLKELLYFKESLSVLLISILFILLSANINIEDLMLLYTWKTAALFAIVVFVIRPLAVFASTRNSKLKLNEKLFISWVGPRGIVAAGIASLFGSKLMKQGVEGAEYITPLVFMIVLGTVLFNATTARLFAKMVGVFLKSSNAILIIGASSPARLIAKYLKDNGKRVILIDANNDYVDQAVKSDLEAFRIDIYNEDLTDNIELNDVGYLLAMTSSETVNQYALDNFSKSFGEHGAYRLATSDEITLGDASLNNNFLTPKDDYINLSEAFRDNPKIYEVAITSEEEYKEMVSKLFNELKSVPLFVKKDDKLFLLPEFEKLEGNKENCTLIYLGKSV; encoded by the coding sequence ATGTTAGAGCTCGCAGGAATTATCATTTTAGGAATATTAGCACAATGGTTTGCATGGAAATTTAAAATCCCTGCAATTCTACCTTTAATTTTAATTGGATTACTTGTTGGTCCAATTGCTGCTGAGTTTTTAAGTGAAGATGGCACAAAATGGATAGAACCAATTTGGAATGGTAAAAAAGGACTTTTTCCTGGAGATGGATTGTATTACTTTGTTTCTTTAGCCATAAGTATTGTACTTTTTGAAGGTGGATTAACGCTAAAAAGAAGTGAAATTAAAAATGTAGGTCCTGTTATTACAAAATTAATAACCTTGGGTTCTGCAATTACTTTCTTTGGAGCAGGAATTGTTGCCCATTATATTTTTAACTTAAATTGGGATCTTTCTTTTCTGTTTTCAGGATTAATCATTGTTACAGGACCGACTGTAATTACACCAATTTTAAGAAATATTCCATTAAAAAAAGATGTCTCAACCGTTTTAAAATGGGAAGGAATTTTAATAGACCCAATAGGAGCATTGGTTGCAGTATTGGTTTTCGAATTTATAAGCGTTGGTGGTGGAAGTGGTTTTACAAAAGTGGCTTTAATGGAGTTTGGTAAAATTTTACTTTTTGGTACAACCTTTGGTTTTACTTTTGCACACGCTTTAGCGTATGCAATTAATAAAAAACTGATTCCTCATTATTTGCTAAATGTAGTATCTCTTTCAACAGTTTTATTAGTGTTTGTAGAATCTGAAGTTTTTGCACATGAATCTGGTTTATTGGCAGTTGTAGTTATGGGAATGGTTTTAGGAAACGGAAAACTAGCAAACTTAAAAGAGTTGCTCTATTTTAAAGAATCTTTAAGTGTTTTATTAATTTCTATTCTTTTTATTTTATTATCAGCAAACATAAATATCGAAGATTTAATGTTGTTGTATACTTGGAAAACGGCAGCACTTTTTGCAATCGTTGTGTTTGTAATTAGACCTTTAGCAGTTTTTGCAAGTACAAGAAATTCTAAATTAAAACTAAATGAAAAACTATTTATAAGTTGGGTTGGACCTCGTGGAATTGTAGCTGCGGGTATTGCTTCTTTATTTGGAAGTAAGTTAATGAAACAAGGAGTAGAAGGAGCAGAGTACATTACACCTTTGGTTTTTATGATTGTTTTAGGAACCGTTTTATTCAATGCAACAACAGCGAGATTGTTTGCGAAAATGGTGGGTGTTTTTCTAAAAAGTTCGAATGCAATTTTAATTATTGGAGCTTCTAGTCCTGCTAGATTAATAGCTAAATATTTAAAAGATAATGGCAAAAGAGTTATTTTGATTGATGCAAATAATGATTATGTTGATCAAGCTGTGAAATCTGATTTAGAGGCTTTTAGAATTGATATTTATAATGAAGATTTAACTGATAATATAGAATTAAACGATGTTGGTTATTTATTAGCAATGACCAGTAGTGAAACAGTAAACCAATATGCACTCGATAATTTTTCAAAATCTTTCGGAGAACATGGGGCTTACAGATTGGCAACTTCTGATGAAATTACTTTAGGTGATGCCTCTTTAAATAATAACTTCTTAACACCTAAAGACGATTATATAAATTTAAGTGAAGCGTTTAGAGACAATCCTAAAATTTATGAAGTAGCTATTACTTCTGAAGAAGAGTACAAGGAAATGGTTTCTAAATTGTTTAACGAACTAAAATCGGTGCCTTTATTTGTTAAGAAAGATGATAAATTATTCTTACTGCCAGAATTTGAAAAATTAGAAGGAAACAAAGAGAACTGTACCTTAATTTACTTAGGGAAAAGCGTATAA
- the mnmE gene encoding tRNA uridine-5-carboxymethylaminomethyl(34) synthesis GTPase MnmE, with protein sequence MIKNDTIIALATPAGVGAISVIRLSGENAITIVDAFFKSVRKGKTLKNQKSHTIHLGHIVQNDILLDEVLVSVFKDPNSYTGENVIEISCHGSSFIQQEIIQLFLKNGCRMADNGEFTMRAFLNGKMDLSQAEAVADVIASNSAASHQMAIQQMRGGITNELKELRVQLLDFAALIELELDFSGEDVEFADRTKFKELVAKITFVLKRLIDSFSFGNAMKYGIPVAIIGEPNVGKSTLLNTLLNEEKAIVSDIAGTTRDAIEDEIIIDGVAFRFIDTAGIRETEDVIESIGIRKAYEKADNAQLIIFLIDANKYIYSSEEFLEEIETIKIRFPNKRLLVIANKVDTLSCHDTSILESEIDNLILLSAKNKTGIEALKAELTSLVNIGALSNNETIVTNSRHFEALNNALTAITSVQQGIDLEIGTDLFSIDIRECLRHLGNITGEYDVDKDILGHIFGNFCIGK encoded by the coding sequence ATGATTAAAAACGATACTATTATTGCTTTGGCAACTCCTGCTGGTGTTGGAGCTATTTCTGTGATTAGACTTTCTGGTGAAAATGCGATTACTATTGTTGATGCTTTTTTTAAATCTGTTAGAAAAGGTAAAACGCTGAAGAATCAGAAATCTCATACGATTCATTTGGGTCATATTGTACAGAATGATATTCTTTTAGATGAAGTTTTAGTGTCCGTTTTTAAAGATCCGAATTCTTATACTGGTGAAAATGTCATTGAAATTTCTTGTCATGGATCTAGCTTTATTCAGCAAGAAATTATTCAACTTTTTTTAAAAAATGGCTGTAGAATGGCTGATAATGGTGAGTTTACAATGCGTGCTTTTTTGAATGGTAAAATGGATTTATCGCAAGCTGAAGCTGTTGCTGATGTTATTGCATCGAATTCTGCAGCGAGTCATCAAATGGCAATTCAGCAAATGCGTGGTGGAATTACCAATGAATTGAAAGAATTGCGTGTTCAGTTATTAGATTTTGCTGCTTTAATAGAGCTTGAATTAGATTTTTCTGGTGAAGATGTTGAGTTTGCAGACAGAACTAAATTTAAAGAATTAGTGGCAAAAATCACTTTTGTTTTAAAACGTTTGATTGATTCTTTTTCTTTTGGAAACGCTATGAAATATGGAATTCCGGTTGCAATTATTGGAGAACCAAATGTTGGAAAATCAACTTTGTTAAATACGCTTTTAAACGAAGAAAAAGCAATTGTATCTGATATTGCAGGTACAACTAGAGATGCTATTGAAGATGAAATTATTATTGATGGTGTCGCATTTCGTTTTATTGATACTGCAGGAATTAGAGAAACTGAAGATGTTATTGAAAGTATCGGAATTAGAAAAGCTTATGAAAAAGCGGATAATGCGCAGTTAATTATTTTCTTAATTGATGCTAATAAATATATTTATTCTAGTGAAGAATTTTTAGAAGAAATTGAAACTATTAAAATTCGTTTTCCTAATAAACGTTTGTTAGTTATTGCGAATAAAGTTGATACTTTATCTTGCCACGACACTTCTATTTTAGAATCTGAAATTGATAATTTAATTTTACTTTCTGCAAAAAACAAAACTGGAATTGAGGCTTTAAAAGCTGAATTAACTTCTTTAGTTAATATTGGTGCTTTGAGTAATAATGAAACAATTGTTACCAATTCACGTCATTTTGAGGCTTTAAACAATGCATTAACAGCAATTACTTCTGTTCAGCAAGGTATTGACCTAGAAATTGGGACTGATTTGTTTTCTATTGATATACGTGAATGCTTACGTCATTTAGGTAATATTACTGGTGAATATGATGTTGATAAAGATATTCTTGGACATATTTTTGGGAATTTTTGTATCGGGAAATAG
- a CDS encoding DUF4870 domain-containing protein gives MKEDKQLLVLTHLSQLLDFVTGIGGFIVPLVLWLTKKDEVLGMDQHGKAILNFRISMFIYILICIPLILLVGLGILGLIAIGFFYLIFPIINAIKASNNEPPSYPFSITFIK, from the coding sequence ATGAAAGAAGACAAACAATTATTAGTACTTACACATTTAAGTCAATTACTAGATTTTGTAACTGGTATTGGAGGTTTTATCGTTCCTTTGGTTTTGTGGCTTACTAAGAAAGATGAAGTCTTAGGTATGGATCAACACGGTAAAGCAATTCTAAACTTTAGAATATCGATGTTTATCTACATCTTAATCTGTATTCCTTTAATTTTATTGGTAGGATTAGGCATTTTAGGCTTAATCGCAATAGGTTTTTTCTATCTAATATTCCCAATCATAAATGCAATAAAAGCAAGTAATAATGAACCACCAAGTTACCCTTTCAGTATTACTTTTATAAAATAG
- a CDS encoding MutS-related protein, with amino-acid sequence MDYFIFFAFICIVWFLIHNFRKKKRLKKFKTSLYKNWGTPKKKEIYNFFVISKYFNNNRHKEKAHHILSEKSKVDFDIDDIFKFVDRTSSKIGQQYLYFKLRTIGTLKELKKFDDLTTLFQKNKDLSISCQIELSKLNNNNSYYLEELINDKQLEKPKHLWIVRGLTITAISSIILLFFYPIFSLLLVPVFSANLFFHYKNKHSVAYYLNGVTQLSRTLKVSQKLAKNREIAAHFKDLSFIKDMRSIKFKTEFIAFEKNITDEVLFFLWFLAESIKILFNVEYLVFYSFLDAITKKRKSIEDMFLFIGEIDAAISTASLKSGNLKICTPTFNDNNELKVNGIYHPLIENCITNDTHLLHKSMLLTGSNMSGKTTFIRTVAINSILAQTLHLCFADAYAAPFYKIHSSIRITDDLLDNTSYYLQEVLTIKELIEASKDTNPCLFVLDEIFKGTNTIERISGGKAILSYLNKENHTVLVSTHDIELTELLVKDNYDLYHFSEKIEDNNLFFDHKIKPGKLKTRNAIKILDLYKYPSEIIKEAKEIEATYFA; translated from the coding sequence ATGGATTACTTTATATTTTTTGCTTTTATATGTATTGTCTGGTTTTTGATTCACAACTTCCGTAAAAAGAAACGTCTAAAGAAATTTAAAACTTCACTTTATAAAAACTGGGGAACTCCAAAAAAGAAAGAAATTTATAATTTCTTTGTAATTTCTAAGTATTTTAATAACAACAGACACAAAGAGAAAGCACATCATATTTTATCAGAAAAAAGTAAAGTCGATTTTGATATTGATGATATTTTTAAATTTGTAGATAGAACTTCTTCTAAAATAGGACAACAATATTTATACTTTAAATTAAGAACAATTGGTACTCTTAAAGAGTTAAAAAAATTTGATGATTTAACGACTTTATTTCAAAAAAATAAAGACTTAAGTATTTCTTGCCAAATAGAACTTTCTAAATTAAATAACAATAACTCTTATTATTTAGAAGAATTAATCAACGACAAACAATTAGAAAAACCAAAACATTTATGGATTGTTAGGGGCTTAACAATTACTGCAATTTCTTCGATTATACTCTTATTTTTCTATCCAATATTTAGTCTTTTATTGGTTCCTGTTTTTTCTGCGAATCTTTTTTTTCACTATAAAAACAAACATAGTGTTGCCTATTATTTAAATGGAGTAACTCAATTATCTAGAACATTAAAAGTGAGTCAAAAATTAGCTAAAAACCGAGAAATAGCAGCTCATTTTAAAGATCTTTCTTTTATAAAGGACATGAGGTCTATTAAATTTAAAACAGAGTTTATAGCTTTTGAAAAAAACATAACTGATGAGGTTTTATTCTTTCTATGGTTTTTGGCAGAAAGTATTAAAATACTATTTAATGTCGAGTATTTAGTTTTTTATAGCTTTTTAGATGCTATTACTAAAAAACGAAAAAGTATCGAAGATATGTTCCTTTTTATAGGAGAAATTGATGCTGCTATTTCTACAGCTTCTTTAAAATCTGGAAACTTAAAAATTTGTACACCTACTTTTAATGATAATAATGAGTTAAAAGTAAACGGAATTTATCATCCTTTAATTGAAAATTGTATTACTAACGACACACACTTATTACATAAAAGTATGCTTTTAACTGGTTCTAATATGTCTGGGAAAACTACTTTTATAAGAACGGTTGCTATTAATAGTATTTTGGCTCAAACACTTCATCTTTGTTTTGCTGATGCATATGCTGCTCCTTTTTACAAAATACATTCTTCTATTAGAATTACAGATGATTTGTTAGATAATACAAGTTATTATTTACAAGAAGTACTTACCATAAAGGAGTTAATAGAAGCTTCTAAAGACACCAATCCTTGTTTATTTGTATTGGATGAGATTTTTAAAGGCACCAATACAATAGAAAGAATTTCTGGTGGAAAAGCTATTTTATCCTATTTAAATAAGGAAAATCATACTGTTTTAGTTTCTACACACGATATAGAATTGACAGAGTTATTAGTAAAAGACAACTACGATTTATATCACTTTAGTGAAAAAATTGAAGACAATAATCTCTTTTTCGATCACAAAATAAAACCAGGAAAACTAAAGACTAGAAATGCGATTAAAATTCTAGACTTATATAAATATCCTTCAGAAATAATTAAAGAAGCAAAAGAAATAGAGGCTACTTATTTTGCTTAA
- a CDS encoding universal stress protein, giving the protein MQKIDKILIGVAFSPNLKANIFEAIRLANIFDAELVGVHVGTKSDKKKSDLKAILTEGDALKKPGTTIWKEGNPVDVILETCTQENIDLLILGAIQKENLLKYYVGSIARKITRKSPCSVLLLIKPSIKRVPCKHIVVNGLKDERTEETIKTAFLFSEHLKCSKITIVEEVSQDELHVKVSDDKTLRKANIARERLSTREDQRVKHILETINNKDITVKTQSIFGKRGYSIGHYAKVKRADLLIMNAPNKLGFFDRIFPHDIEYILSELPTDVLIVK; this is encoded by the coding sequence TTGCAGAAAATTGATAAAATATTAATCGGTGTTGCATTTTCACCAAACTTAAAAGCAAACATATTTGAAGCTATTAGATTGGCTAATATATTTGATGCTGAATTGGTTGGCGTTCATGTTGGAACAAAATCAGATAAAAAAAAATCGGATTTAAAGGCTATTTTAACGGAAGGAGATGCTCTAAAAAAACCAGGTACAACTATCTGGAAAGAAGGTAATCCAGTAGATGTAATTCTAGAAACTTGTACGCAAGAAAATATAGATTTACTTATTTTAGGTGCAATTCAAAAAGAAAATTTACTAAAATACTATGTAGGTTCAATTGCTAGAAAAATTACTAGAAAATCACCTTGTTCTGTCTTATTGCTCATAAAACCATCTATAAAAAGAGTTCCTTGTAAACACATTGTTGTAAATGGTTTAAAAGACGAAAGAACAGAAGAAACTATAAAAACAGCTTTTCTTTTCTCTGAACATTTAAAATGTAGTAAAATTACAATTGTAGAAGAAGTTAGTCAAGATGAATTGCATGTTAAAGTAAGTGATGACAAGACTTTACGTAAAGCAAATATTGCAAGAGAAAGATTAAGTACTAGAGAAGATCAACGTGTAAAACATATTTTAGAAACGATTAATAATAAAGATATTACTGTAAAAACGCAAAGTATTTTTGGAAAAAGAGGATACTCTATTGGACATTATGCAAAAGTAAAAAGAGCCGATTTATTAATAATGAATGCTCCTAACAAATTAGGTTTCTTCGATCGGATTTTCCCTCATGATATTGAATATATTTTATCTGAATTACCAACTGATGTTTTAATTGTAAAATAG
- a CDS encoding tRNA-(ms[2]io[6]A)-hydroxylase, which yields MLGLQFETETSWAEIAKDNLQQILTDHAFLEQKAASNAVSIIINYSEETELVKEMSNIAIEEMQHFKMVHLLMVKRGMVLGREQKNDYAIRLQKFFKKTGDRTDALIQRLLVAALIEARSCERFKVFSENMEDEELSKFYNNLMISEAGHYTTFLKFAREYQDREIVDKKWNDLLAFEAELMKERGKKATIHG from the coding sequence ATGTTAGGATTACAATTTGAAACCGAAACTTCTTGGGCAGAAATTGCCAAAGATAATTTACAACAAATACTTACAGATCATGCTTTTTTAGAGCAAAAAGCAGCTTCTAACGCTGTTTCTATAATTATTAATTATTCTGAAGAAACAGAGCTTGTAAAAGAGATGAGTAATATTGCTATTGAAGAAATGCAACACTTTAAAATGGTGCATTTGTTAATGGTAAAACGTGGAATGGTTTTAGGTCGTGAGCAAAAGAATGATTATGCTATTCGATTGCAAAAATTTTTTAAGAAAACAGGCGATAGAACAGATGCTTTAATTCAGCGTTTATTAGTTGCTGCTTTAATTGAAGCTAGAAGTTGTGAGCGTTTTAAAGTGTTTTCTGAAAATATGGAAGATGAAGAATTGTCTAAATTCTATAATAATTTAATGATTTCTGAAGCTGGACATTATACTACTTTTTTAAAGTTTGCCAGAGAATATCAAGATAGAGAGATTGTTGATAAAAAATGGAATGACTTATTAGCTTTTGAAGCTGAATTAATGAAAGAACGTGGAAAAAAAGCGACAATTCACGGTTAG